In a single window of the Arachis hypogaea cultivar Tifrunner chromosome 6, arahy.Tifrunner.gnm2.J5K5, whole genome shotgun sequence genome:
- the LOC112696411 gene encoding thioredoxin-like protein CDSP32, chloroplastic — translation MATITNSFIFKSPASLSVSLSSHPNKLLPLSSLQFLSTQAQSSSCGSGWQQSRVITRATSSAASGAKKASEERVQKVHSIEEFDDALRAAKNRLVVVEYASSDSLESSQIYPFMVDLSRQCNDVEFLLVMGDESDKTRDLCKREKIDKVPHFSFYKSMEKIHEEEGIGPERLVGDVLYYGDSHSAVVQLHSREDVENLIEENKEGHKLVVLDVGLKHCGPCVKVYPTVLKLSRQMADSVVFARMNGDENESCMQFLRDMDVVEVPTFLFIRDGVIRGRYVGSGKGELIGEILRYQGVRVTY, via the exons ATGGCTACCATCACCAACAGTTTCATATTCAAGTCCCCTGCATCTCTCTCCGTCTCCCTTTCAAGCCACCCCAATAAGCTGCTTCCACTTTCTTCTCTACAATTTCTGAGCACACAAGCACAATCTTCTTCTTGTGGTTCTGGTTGGCAACAGAGCCGGGTGATTACAAGAGCCACATCATCAGCAGCATCAGGGGCGAAAAAAGCAAGCGAGGAGAGAGTTCAGAAGGTTCATAGCATTGAGGAGTTCGACGACGCGCTTAGAGCGGCGAAGAACAGGCTGGTGGTGGTAGAATACGCATCGAGTGACAGCCTGGAGAGCAGCCAGATATACCCTTTCATGGTGGACCTTAGCAGGCAATGCAACGACGTTGAGTTCCTTCTCGTGATGGGTGACGAGTCCGACAAGACCCGCGACCTCTGCAAAAGAGAGAAAATCGACAAAGTGCCTCACTTCAGCTTCTACAAGAGCATGGAGAAGATCCACGAAGAGGAAG GTATTGGACCGGAGAGGCTGGTAGGGGATGTGCTATACTACGGGGACAGCCATTCAGCAGTGGTGCAGCTGCACAGCAGGGAGGACGTGGAGAACCTGATAGAGGAGAACAAGGAAGGGCACAAGCTGGTGGTGCTGGACGTGGGCCTCAAGCACTGCGGCCCCTGCGTCAAGGTCTACCCCACCGTCCTCAAGCTCTCCAGGCAAATGGCCGATTCCGTCGTCTTCGCCAGGATGAACGGCGACGAGAATGAAAGCTGCATGCAGTTCCTCAGGGACATGGACGTTGTCGAGGTCCCCACCTTCCTCTTCATCAGAGACGGCGTCATTCGTGGCCGCTATGTTGGTTCTGGCAAGGGAGAGCTCATTGGCGAGATTCTCCGCTACCAAGGTGTGCGTGTCACTTACTAA
- the LOC114924025 gene encoding uncharacterized protein: MDGDDMPHCLDLLFRPTKEMKFFEYELAIAAYIFGNNLDPKEMLIPDDYCMGTRKTLLTIMPGKPIIGDVTLVCSMMTKGPFGPSNIKLRTQWFLPPTFSQIVLSSKQKCSGTMKYIKDNFMGDLGGLHEIFVPIHLNGHWFLIVVNLLYKTVRYMDSFKGCTSMTVRKGVIDDVLTYLEKFVSDKNFQETPSHENLQFSKYKFSEPAVPQQKAKSNDCGIWVAEWMILNHYWGVNKPWVVNDYSRLRLAVDLVYKWHNPKRHTIKDLAVADWNKKMQHLIVSLDSDLRGCWRWFQRTKGRAKSRL; this comes from the exons ATGGACGGAGATGACATGCCACAT TGTTTGGACCTTTTATTTCGACCAACTAAAGAgatgaaattttttgaatatgaGCTGGCCATTGCTGCTTACATTTTTGGAAATAATTTAGATCCGAA GGAAATGCTTATCCCAGACGATTATTGTATGGGCACACGCAAGACTCTTCTGACTATTATGCCCGGCAAGCCAATAATTGGTGAT GTTACCTTAGTTTGTTCGATGATGACCAAAGGGCCATTTGGGCCAAGTAATATCAAATTAAGGACCCAATGGTTTTTGCCACCGACATTCTCT CAAATTGTGTTAAGTTCGAAACAGAAATGTTCCGGCACAATGAAATACATCAAGGATAACTTTATGGGAGACCTCGGCGGTTTACATGAG ATTTTTGTGCCAATTCACCTTAATGGTCATTGGTTTCTCATAGTGGTTAATCTGCTTTATAAGACCGTGAGGTATATGGACTCGTTCAAGGGCTGTACATCGATGACAGTGCGTAAGGGTGTCATTGATGATGTGTTAACTTATCTTGAGAAGTTTGTATCCGACAAAAATTTCCAAGAAACACCTTCACATGAAAACCTTCAATTTTCTAAATATAAATTCTCTGAGCCAGCTGTCCCACAACAAAAAGCCAAGTC GAATGATTGTGGTATTTGGGTCGCTGAATGGATGATCCTCAATCACTATTGGGGCGTCAACAAGCCATGG GTTGTCAATGACTACTCAAGATTGCGATTGGCTGTGGATTTGGTGTACAAATGGCACAACCCGAAGCGGCATACGATAAAAGACCTTGCTGTTGCTGACTGGAATAAAAAGATGCAGCA CTTGATTGTGTCTCTGGATTCTGATCTCCGCGGGTGCTGGCGCTGGTTTCAGAGGACGAAGGGCAGAGCAAAGTCTCGACTATAA
- the LOC112696410 gene encoding uncharacterized protein At1g76070 translates to MENNNNNKQNSSSKLRSKILKILPKAAAAVHVTFQNPPFSPGRDHHNHNHNTGSSSGSSKLKPPPFSGPIMIPDEARRKPKHGGIDTQEPTSPKVSCIGQIKNKKKRIINKHNSNSNTDTTTKKEGSNRFQRMFFHTGKPKTGLKKSSAIPAPSSKSSYLLAQENNNALPIGHMRRFASSRETFSNFDWKAQIAPEDINHRDCYSEDDRPAAGSDVEDEHDEEEEVVIPFSAPIGGRGGCNGDFGGRGVHHEIVDNLNLQPRKEINLWKRRTMAPPRPLQLKPVLTAK, encoded by the coding sequence ATggagaataataataacaacaaacaGAATTCATCCTCTAAGCTAAGGAGCAAGATCTTGAAGATACTACCAAAAGCGGCGGCAGCAGTTCACGTGACATTCCAGAACCCTCCATTCAGCCCCGGCAGAGATCATCACAATCACAATCACAACACAGGTTCCTCATCAGGAAGCAGCAAGCTCAAACCACCACCATTCTCTGGGCCCATAATGATTCCAGATGAAGCCAGAAGAAAGCCTAAGCATGGTGGCATCGATACACAAGAACCCACCTCACCCAAAGTCTCCTGCATAGGACAGATCAAGAACAAGAAGAAACGGATCATCAACAAACATAACAGTAACAGTAACACCGACACCACGACCAAGAAGGAGGGTTCAAACAGGTTCCAGAGGATGTTCTTCCACACTGGCAAACCAAAAACAGGGCTCAAAAAATCTTCTGCTATTcctgctccttcttcaaagtcaTCTTACTTGCTTGCTCAAGAGAATAATAATGCACTACCGATTGGTCACATGCGGCGCTTTGCCAGTAGCCGCGAAACGTTCTCTAATTTTGATTGGAAGGCTCAGATTGCGCCTGAGGACATCAATCACAGGGATTGCTACTCTGAGGATGACAGACCCGCCGCCGGGAGTGACGTCGAAGATGAACacgatgaagaagaagaggttgtTATCCCTTTCTCAGCACCTATTGGTGGCAGAGGTGGCTGCAATGGCGATTTTGGTGGCAGAGGTGTTCATCATGAGATTGTGGATAATTTGAATTTGCAGCCACGGAAAGAGATTAATCTGTGGAAGAGAAGAACCATGGCACCACCTAGGCCTCTTCAGCTCAAGCCAGTGCTCACGGCCAAgtga
- the LOC112696412 gene encoding glutathione S-transferase: MAAVKVYGPTLSTAVSRVLACLIEKDVQFEVIPVDMSKGEHKRPEFLSLQPFGQVPVFQDGNISLFESRAICRYVCEKYAERGNKGLYGTDPLAKASIDQWVEAEGQSFNPPSSALVFQLAFAPRMKLKQDQGVIRQNEEKLAKVLDVYEKRLSQTRFLAGDDFSLADLSHLPNAHYLVTGTDRAPLFTQRDNVSRWWNDISTRQSWNEVLHLHKTAY, translated from the exons ATGGCAGCAGTGAAAGTGTACGGACCAACCCTGTCGACGGCGGTGTCAAGGGTGCTGGCCTGTCTGATCGAGAAGGATGTGCAGTTTGAGGTGATTCCGGTGGATATGTCGAAAGGAGAACATAAGAGACCTGAATTTCTGTCCCTTCAG CCTTTTGGCCAAGTCCCTGTATTTCAAGACGGCAACATCTCCCTCTTCG AGTCAAGAGCAATATGCCGGTATGTATGTGAGAAATACGCGGAGAGGGGGAACAAGGGATTGTACGGAACGGACCCATTGGCGAAGGCATCCATAGATCAGTGGGTGGAGGCGGAGGGGCAGAGCTTCAACCCCCCAAGCTCAGCGCTGGTGTTCCAGCTGGCATTTGCCCCAAGGATGAAGCTGAAGCAAGACCAAGGAGTGATTAGGCAGAACGAAGAGAAGCTTGCCAAGGTGCTTGACGTCTATGAGAAGAGGCTCTCTCAGACTCGTTTCCTGGCGGGCGATGACTTCTCCCTCGCTGACCTCTCCCACCTTCCCAACGCCCACTACTTGGTCACCGGCACCGACAGGGCCCCACTCTTCACCCAAAGGGACAACGTCTCCAGGTGGTGGAACGACATCTCCACCCGTCAGTCCTGGAACGAGGTCCTTCATCTCCACAAAACTGCTTATTAA
- the LOC112696408 gene encoding auxin-responsive protein IAA9-like → MKDCICSSSQKNVAVLGNKRGFADTIDGFSQEKFASNTTISAMFSPRSSGVQPTVTKEMPKVLQEQPCAANGTGLNSHTGPSASASAPTSKAQVVGWPPIRSFRRNSMATASKNNDEVDGKPGLAALLCEGQHGWCSLSQEGGSQNLCILSRTIFCP, encoded by the exons ATGAAAGATTGTATCTGCTCGTCGTCCCAGAAGAATGTTGCTGTGTTGGGAAACAAAAGGGGTTTTGCTGATACCATAGATGGATTTTCTCAG GAGAAGTTTGCTAGTAATACAACAATAAGTGCAATGTTTTCACCTAGATCTTCTGGTGTACAGCCTACGGTGACGAAGGAAATGCCAAAGGTGTTACAAGAACAGCCATGTGCAGCTAATGGAACTGGTCTAAATAGCCATACGGGTCCTTCTGCCAGTGCCAGTGCCCCAACTTCTAA GGCGCAAGTCGTTGGTTGGCCTCCTATAAGATCATTTAGGAGAAATTCAATGGCAACCGCATCAAAGAACAATGATGAAGTGGATGGAAAACCTGGTTTGGCCGCTCTACTCTGTGAAGGTCAGCATGGATGGTGCTCCCTATCTCAGGAAGGTGGATCTCAGAATTTATGCATCCTATCAAGAACTATCTTCTGCCCTTGA